Below is a window of Bernardetia sp. DNA.
AATCTAAAATGGCGAGAAGATGCCAGCAATCAAACCGAAAAATATAAAAGAAATTTCATTCGTCATCAGATTGTTCCTAAGCTAAAAGACATCAATCCAGATACAGAAAAAACGTTTTTAGATACCTCCGAACGCCTTAGAGCAATGGAAAATTTACTGCGTTTTCATCTAAAAACATTTGAAAAAACACTCTCCAAAAGAGAAGATAAAAGCATCTTGATAAGAACAGAAACTATTAGAAATATAGTAGAACCTTTGCTTATCGTTTCAGAGTTTTTGAAAAAGTATGGTTTCTCTTATAAGCAATCTAAGCAAATTTTAGAACAACTTGATAGCCAAGACACAAAGAGTAAGACATTTTTTGCCAAATCACATACACTTTTTACAAATCAAGAAGAATGGATTTTGAGAGACAAAAATGATAAAAAAACTAACTTTGAAGAGATTGAAATAGATTTTAATGATAATGGAAAATACCTTATTAAAAATAAAAAGGACAAAACGATTCTTACTTTAGAAAAACAGAATGCAGATAAAGCAGACTTTAAAAGCAAGTCGATGTATGTAGATGCTCATAAACTCAAATTTCCTTTAATGTTAAGAAAATGGCAAAATGGAGACAGATTTATCCCTTTAGGAATGAGAAATTCGAAAACGATTGGAAATTTTCTAACAGATTTGAAAATTCCGATATATCAAAGAGATTTTGTTTATATATTGGAATCAGACAAAACCATTTTTTGGGTGGGAATTATTGAAGAAAGTAAAGTAGAGCATTTGCGAATAGGCGAAAAATATAGGTTAGAATCAAATTCTAAATATATTATGAAAATTTCCTAAAAATATTCATAAAATTGATTTTGTTTAATAGTAGTTATTTTTAATAATTATTTCAAAGTTAATAGCTAAAAAATAATATTAAAAAACTTCAAACTTTCTGATATAAAAATCGTTGTTATAAGTGAAGCTACAAATAAGTAGTTTTTTAATAACATATCTAATCAATGTCTTGTTAGTTGTTGTTGGAGCATTTTTAGTTTTCTCCATTTCAATTTTTTTAACTAGAAGGCAAATTGGAAAGCTCTATTTTTTTAACTGTATTTCTCTATTTTTTCGGCTATGAAATCATTTATACTTTCTTTAGTATGTCTTCTTTGCGTTCCTCTCTATCTACAAGCACAAAGTCTTAACTATCCAACAGGCATTTCTTATCAAGGCAAACTTCTAAATAATGGGCAACTTTATGAAGGAACAGAATCTATCCTGTTCGAACTCATTTCAGAAAACAACATCATTAGATGGTCTGAAACACAGCAAGTTACAATCACAAGAGGACTCTACTCTGTGATTTTGGGAAGTGTTGTCCCTTTTGGAGACGACCTTTTTACAGAAAATAATGATTTGATGTTGAGAATAAAAATAGGAGACAATCCTCCTATGATGGTTTCTGCACTCAATATAGTTCCTTATGCTTACATGGCAAAAAGTGTTGCAGATGGTGCTATCACAACAGAAAGTATTGAGGGAGAAGGAAGCAATAAAGTATTGGTAACCAATGAGCAAGGAAATGTAACATGGGTAAATCAATCTGAATTGCAAACAACTGCTGCTTCTTTGGGTTCGGCAGGGGGTGATGTAAGTGGAAACTATAACAACCTTCAAATAAACTCTAATGTTATAACAACAAATGAAATTCAAGATGGAACAATAGTTACTGAAGATATAGCAGATAATTCTGTTACAGTAGAAAAACTTTCAGATGATGTAGTAGAGACTATAAAAATAAAAAATAATGCTGTAATTGCTTCTAAAATTTCTACTGGAGCAGTTGAAACAGATAAAATCCAAGACAATGCCATTACTACTGATAAAATAGTAGATGG
It encodes the following:
- the tilS gene encoding tRNA lysidine(34) synthetase TilS; the encoded protein is MKTLKQIQQFSKKNNFELQDKSILVACSGGVDSMVLTDILSKLDNIKKIGIAHCNFSLRADESDGDEKFIRNYAKEKNIDFHSIKFNTKKLAEEKQKSIQLIARELRYDFFEKISSKEGYEFVATAHHLSDSLETSLYHLSKGSGISGLRGIVPKRSIYKNSQAKIIRPLLCLTKQEILNYAKENNLKWREDASNQTEKYKRNFIRHQIVPKLKDINPDTEKTFLDTSERLRAMENLLRFHLKTFEKTLSKREDKSILIRTETIRNIVEPLLIVSEFLKKYGFSYKQSKQILEQLDSQDTKSKTFFAKSHTLFTNQEEWILRDKNDKKTNFEEIEIDFNDNGKYLIKNKKDKTILTLEKQNADKADFKSKSMYVDAHKLKFPLMLRKWQNGDRFIPLGMRNSKTIGNFLTDLKIPIYQRDFVYILESDKTIFWVGIIEESKVEHLRIGEKYRLESNSKYIMKIS